Within Chelatococcus sp. HY11, the genomic segment ATGAGCAGTGGCCTGTTTATGCGCCGCGCCCTTTTTCCAGATTTCGATGCGGACAACGAAATCCAAGCTCTTCTGTGTGTCATCGGCGGTGTCTTGCGAGGCGACATATCGCAAGGCGGGATTTCGCATCTCCCGTCCGAGGACATTCTTCTGGCCACTGAGACAGATCGATGAAAGCAAGTCACATAATCGCCGTGGCCGTTATTCTCGGAGCCGGAGCCTGGATTGGTTCCGGGGTCATCGGTCGTGAGCATCCCCAGGGCGAGAAAACGGACGCGGCAGCCGCCAAAGCCGCGCCGCGCTTTCGCGTCTCTGTGGTTGAGACCCGCGAGGAGCAGCATGCGCGTCGCATCGTGCTGTCCGGACGCACCGAGGCTGATCGCCGCGTGACCGTCGCGGCCCGCACCAATGGCACGGTCATCGACCTCAAGGTGCGCCGCGGTTCCGTCGTCAAGACGGGCGACGTCATGGCCGTGCTCTCGGATGAGGCGCGCGAGGCGATGGTCGCTCAGGCGAGTGCCAGGCTGGAACAGCGCCGTGCCGAACTGAAAGCCAGGCTCACGCTCATCGAGCAGGGCAATATGGCCTCGCTGCAGAAGCCCTCGCTGCAGGCGGAGCTGCGCGCGGCCGAGGCGAGCCTCGCCCAGGCCGAGGCGGAGCGCGACAAGAGCAAGGTGCGCGCGCCGATCGACGGCATCGTGAATGCGGTGCCGATCGAGAACGGGCAGGCGTTGCAGGTGGGCGCGGCGGTTGCCGATGTGGTCTCCATGGATCCCATGCTGGCGGTCGTCGAGGTTGCGGAACGCCAGCTGGCGGGCATCAAGGTCGGCGACAAGGCCACTGTGCGCCTGATTTCCGGTGGTGAAGTGGAGGGCAAGGTGCGGTTTGTCTCCGCGACCGCGAGCCCGCAGACCCGCACCTACAGGGTCGATGTGGAACTCGCCAATCCCAAAGGCGCCATTCCCGACGGAGTGACCTGCGAGGTGATGCTCTCTCTCGCACCCGTGCCCGCGACGAAGGTGCCGCGGTCTGCCCTGACGTTTTCAAATGAAGGGCGCCTTGGTGTTCGCTCGGTTGCGAAAGATGGCGTGGTCGCCTTTTCGGAGGTCGTCATCATCCAGGACGGTCGCGATCAGGTCTGGCTAAAGGGTGTGCCGGACGGTGCGGCGGTCATCGTGCAGGGCCAGGACTTCGTGAAGGAAGGCGAGATCGTGGAGACCGTTCAGGCTGGAACGCTCGCCAAGATGTAGCGATGGCCGCGCCCGTGGCAGCGGGCGGATATGAGGTATGGGTCCGGGGCCTTTCCGCCCGGACCGCGCTGTTCTGATCAAGAAGGTGGAGACGGATGCCGGGCCTCACGTGGGGCTCGGCATTCTCCAGGACCCCGATGGCCAATCCCGTTGACTATGCGATATCGCATGCGCGCCTGACGCTCTCGATCCTCGTGTTCCTGCTCCTGGCGGGCTGGTCCGCTTATGTGAGCATTCCCAAGGAATCCGAGCCCGATGTCCGCGTGCCAATCATCTACGTCAATGTCACGCAGCGCGGCATCAGCCCGGAGGATTCCGAGCGCCTGATCCTGCGGCCGCTGGAGACGCAGCTGAAATCGGTATCCAACGTCAAGGAGATGAGCGCCGCCGCCTACGAGGGTGGCGGCTATGTGCTGGTGGAATTCGAGGCCGGGTTCAATTCCGATGCCGCGCTCGCGGACGTGCGCGCCAAGGTCGATCAGGCGAAGCGGGATCTGCCGCGCGACGCGGATGAGCCGGTGGTGCAGGAGGTCAATCTCAGCCTCTTCCCGGTTCTTGTCGTGGCGCTGGGAGGCGACGTGCCGGAGCGGACATTGCTGCGACTGGCCCGGGACGCCAAGAGCGCCATCGAGCAGGTGCCGGGGGTTTTGACGGCGGATCTGCGCGGCGCGCGTGACGAAGCGGTTGAAATTATCGCCGAGCCCATGCTCATGAAGAGCTACGGCATTTCGCTCAACGATCTCATCGCTTCTTTCTCCGCCGGCAACAGCCTCGTGGCCGCGGGCGCGCTTGAGGGGGCGTCCGGTCGCTTCGCGGTGAAGGTCCCGGCGCTGATCGAGAAGCCGCAAGACGTTCTGAAATTTCCGATCGCGGCCTCCGGATCGGCTGTGGTGACGCTCGGGGACGTCGCGGAAGTCCGCCCGACGTTCAAGGATGCAGTG encodes:
- a CDS encoding efflux RND transporter periplasmic adaptor subunit — its product is MKASHIIAVAVILGAGAWIGSGVIGREHPQGEKTDAAAAKAAPRFRVSVVETREEQHARRIVLSGRTEADRRVTVAARTNGTVIDLKVRRGSVVKTGDVMAVLSDEAREAMVAQASARLEQRRAELKARLTLIEQGNMASLQKPSLQAELRAAEASLAQAEAERDKSKVRAPIDGIVNAVPIENGQALQVGAAVADVVSMDPMLAVVEVAERQLAGIKVGDKATVRLISGGEVEGKVRFVSATASPQTRTYRVDVELANPKGAIPDGVTCEVMLSLAPVPATKVPRSALTFSNEGRLGVRSVAKDGVVAFSEVVIIQDGRDQVWLKGVPDGAAVIVQGQDFVKEGEIVETVQAGTLAKM